The Hornefia porci genome contains the following window.
TTACTGAACTACTGAAAGGTATGTATGCGGAACTGCCAGAAAAGAAACCCAAGAAAGCTAAATGAGACAAACAAGCTTCAGTTTGTTGAACTGAAAAATTGAATACTAAATGCGTAAGACGATAGAAAAGAAAAAAATCTATCGTCTTTTTTCATGCCTATTTTCAATTTATATTGCGATCAATAAATAGGGGAAACTCGCTAATTAGCGAACTAGTATTTCAAGTACCTTTCACTAATATATACACGACAAAATGCTAATTCCCTTAAATATGTTAAAGACAATAAAGGAGATAAGATGATAAGGATCAGAAGTCCCACTAAGAAAAAACTAAATAGTAAGAGTATCAGCGATTGGAAAAGTAATACTTCTGGTCGCTTTTTTTATTGAAATGAAAAGGAGAAATTTAAAAAGATGAAACAAGAAATGATTAACATCAACGCCAACTTATTGGCGGAACCTACTTTCTCAAACTTTGAAAAAGACGGAGAAACGGTAGAAGTTGCAAATTTTACGCTTGTAAAAAAGTACGGTAAGGGTAAGGAGTATATCAACTGTGCAGCTTATGGAGAAAAGACAGAAATAGCAAAAGCCTTTGAGAAAGACGATTTGATTCATATCTTCGGCTACTTTAAGAAGCGTGAAAAAGAGGGAAAGACTTACAAAAACTTTGTAGTGAAGTCATATAACAAGATTGAAAAGAAAGAAGAAAACGAGGAGGAATAACTTATGGCATTTTTTACACAGGCAGTTAATGTATTAAAGATTTTGGTTATGGCAGTAGGTGCAGGACTTGGAGCATGGGGCGTTATCAACCTGATGGAAGGATATGGTAATGACAATCCCGGTGCTAATGCTCATGTACGGTAAAGAAGCAAGCAACCGAAAACAATAGATAGACCGCCAGCACTACACTATTCCGAACCAAAGACCAAAAGATAAGCATTTTGAGAAAATCTAAACTTTTGGATTTTCCTACAATGCCGACTACGGCGGAATCCCTCCCACTCCTTATATATTTCTTTCTGTATACATTGAATTTGTATTTAGTAAAATGCAGACAACACCACGGATCGGCTTTTGGCTGGACAATTCCAACCAAACACCGCAGCAGACAGTAGAAACCATTCTGAACGTTAGGAAGCCGGTATGATTGTTACATATAAGGGGAAGAAAAATTTCTTTTAGATACTTGTTTTCCTAAAACTGATGTGATATAATAATTCAATTCCAGAAAAGGAGTAAAAAATATGCGGCAAGGTATTCTTAAATAAAACTATAATCAAATAGTGGGAACAAAGGATTATGATAGTCCCTTTTGTAGGGGCTTAGTTTTTTGTACCCAATTTAAGAATACTTTTGCCTTATCAATTTTGACATATCCCCAAAAACAGCACTCACAAACAGGTGTATGCTGTATATGTGTATGTCCGCAAATTATCATCCCCAGTGGTAAAAGTATTTTACTGCTGGGGATTTTTATGCCCTTCGGGGCAGTAAAGGGAGGACAATCACATGAAAATAATCAATATTGGAATTCTTGCCCATGTAGACGCTGGAAAGACGACCTTGACGGAGAGCCTGCTATATGCCAGCGGAGCCATTTCAGAACCGGGGAGCGTCGAAAAAGGGACAACGAGGACGGACACCATGTTTTTGGAGCGGCAGCGTGGGATTACCATTCAAGCGGCAGTCACTTCCTTCCAGTGGCACAGATGTAAAGTCAACATTGTGGATACGCCCGGCCACATGGATTTTTTGGCGGAGGTGTACCGCTCTTTGGCTGTTTTAGATGGGGCCATCTTGGTGATCTCCGCTAAAGATGGCGTGCAGGCCCAGACCCGTATTCTGTTCCATGCCCTGCGGAAAATGAACATTCCCACCGTTATCTTTATCAACAAGATCGACCAGGCTGGCGTTGATTTGCAGAGCGTGGTTCAGTCTGTTCGGGATAAGCTCTCCGCCGATATTATCATCAAGCAGACGGTGTCGCTGTCCCCGGAAATAGTCCTGGAGGAAAATACCGACATAGAAGCATGGGATGCGGTCATCGAAAATAACGATAAATTATTGGAAAAGTATATCGCAGGAGAACCAATCAGCCGGGAAAAACTTGTGCGGGAGGAACAGCGGCGGGTTCAAGACGCCTCCCTGTTCCCGGTCTATTATGGCAGCGCCAAAAAGGGCCTTGGCATTCAACCGTTGATGGATGCGGTGACAGGGCTGTTCCAACCGATTGGGGAACAGGGGAGCGCCGCCCTATGCGGCAGCGTTTTCAAGGTGGAGTATACAGATTGCGGCCAGCGGCGTGTCTATCTACGGCTATACAGCGGAACGCTGCGCCTGCGGGATACGGTGGCCCTGGCCGGGAGAGAAAAGCTGAAAATCACAGAGATGCGTATTCCATCCAAAGGGGAAATTGTTCGGACAGACACCGCTTATCCGGGTGAAATTGTTATCCTTCCCAGCGACAGCGTGAGGTTAAACGATGTATTAGGGGACCCAACCCGGCTCCCTCGTAAAAGGTGGCGTGAGGACCCCCTCCCCATGCTGCGGACGTCGATTGCGCCGAAAACGGCAGCGCAAAGAGAACGGCTGCTGGACGCTCTTACGCAACTTGCGGATACTGACCCGCTTTTGCGCTGCGAGGTGGATTCCATCACCCATGAGATCATTCTTTCTTTTTTGGGCCGGGTGCAGTTGGAGGTTGTTTCCGCTTTGCTGTCGGAAAAATACAAGCTTGAAACAGTGGTAAAGGAACCCACCGTCATTTATATGGAGCGGCCGCTCAAAGCAGCCAGCCACACCATCCATATCGAGGTGCCGCCCAACCCGTTTTGGGCATCCATCGGACTGTCTGTTACACCACTCCCGCTTGGCTCCGGTGTACAATACGAGAGCCGGGTTTCGCTGGGATACTTGAACCAGAGTTTTCAAAACGCTGTCAGGGATGGTATCCGTTACGGGCTGGAGCAGGGCTTGTTCGGCTGGAACGTAACGGACTGTAAGATTTGCTTTGAATACGGGCTTTATTACAGTCCGGTCAGCACGCCGGCGGACTTCCGCTCATTGGCCCCGATTGTATTGGAACAGGCATTGAAGGAATCAGGGACGCAACTGCTGGAACCTTATCTCTCCTTCACCCTCTATGCGCCCCGGGAATATCTTTCCAGGGCTTATCATGATGCACCGAAATACTGTGCCACCATCGAAACGGTCCAGGTAAAAAAGGATGAAGTTGTCTTTACTGGCGAGATTCCCGCCCGCTGTATACAGGCATACCGTACTGATCTGGCCTTTTACACCAACGGGCAGAGCGTATGCCTTACAGAACTGAAAGGGTATCAGGCCGCTGTCGGCAAGCCAGTCATCCAGCCCCGCCGTCCAAACAGCCGCCTGGACAAGGTGCGCTATATGTTTCAGAAGATAATGTAACGTCTTGCGCAATGCAAGCGTTCATTGCTGGCTATTGCGAAATATCATTGATAAAATCAGTATCAGAGAGGAGAAACTATTTTGAACCAGGAACAGACGAATATTACAACAGGAAAGCAAATACGTCATCTGCGAACACAATTGGGAATGACACAGGAAGAACTAGCCGGGGAATTGAATGTTACCCGGCAGGCACTATCGAATTGGGAGAGAGATGTTAATGAACCCGATTTAAATATGTTGAAAAAAATTTGCTTTCTTTTTGGAGTCAACATGGACGATTTTGCGAAGGAGGTAATAACAAAGATGGAAACATATGAAAAAAAGGAGAAACGACAATTTAATAAGTACGATATGGCAATTGGACTTTTTTATGGTGTTGGTATATTTCTTGGCATTGGTATTTTCTTTGTTGGCGGTTTTATGACAATGTCAGGTGCAGGGTGGGGAGCATCACTATTTGGCGGTGGCTGTTTTTCTCTTGTATTTGGCTTGATATGCCATGCAGTTATTACATTGAGAAGAAATGACAAATGATGACATATCCTGCTTTCTATACTTTTCGGTAATACCGAGTAAAAAAAGCCGCTGCTTTTGGCTTTCCAATAGCGGCGGCTTAATGCAAGCGGCGGCAAAGGGAAATATCCTTTGAATACCTTACAGAAGAAAAGTTTTGCAGCATTACAAAAATAAAAGCCTATACCATTTTGGAAAGAAAAGATACATAATAGTCAAGACGACAACAATCAGAAGTTATGGAGGGTAACAATGGAATATAGTAAGGAAGATTTAATGGAAGCAAAAAAGCAAATTTTGGGAGTGGGAGAGAACATGGGAACAGAGGAAAGTAAAAAAATCTGGGAGGAGAACGCACAATTTTGGGATAATGCAATGGGTGACGAATCTAATGAATTTCACAGAGAGGTAGTGCGCCCCAAAGTAACGGAACTTCTATCTCCTAATCCTGCGGATTACATTTTGGATATTGCGTGTGGCAATGGAAATTATTCTTCGTATCTTGCACAAAGAGGTGCTTCGGTTGTCGCTTTTGATTACAGCAAAAAAATGATAGAATTGGCTAAAAGACGGCAATCACAATATGCAAAACAAATTGAATTTTGTGTGGCGGATGCGACCGATAGAAAAAGTATATTAGAATTAAAAAGAAATCGAGCCTTTACGAAAGCAGTTTCTAATATGGCAATTATGGATATTACGGACATTGAACCACTTCTTATGGCTGTTTATGAACTGTTGCAGGAAAGCGGAATTTTTGTCTTTGCAACGCAACACCCTTGTTTTGTCACGTTGACTGAAAAATATATGACACCGCACAGTTACTATGATATAGCGATTGAAGGGCAACCGAAAGAGCAGATTTATTATCATCGTTCCATACAAGATATTTTTAACCTTTGTTTTAGAGCTGGATTTGTCATTGATGGATTTTATGAAGAATGTTTCAAAACCAACAAAGAAATTCCTATGGTAATGATAGTAAGGCTTAAGAAGGTAAAACGTGATAGCTTAAAATAAATTCAAGTTTGTCGGGTAAATAGCAAACCCAGCCGAGCCAGTCAACGATAAAATGAACGCCGCTTCGCGCCGTCGTTGACAGCCCCGCCCGTCTTTGCTGGTAGGCAATCAAGGGGCGACAGCAAGGAGTACTGCCGCCCCGCACTATTATTCAGAGAGGGGGAATTTCCATGACCGAAGATGAAGCCTACAAGGTGCATATCCAGTACACATTCAATGCCTTTTGCAAGGTAGTCATTCGTCACGCAGCCATAGATAAAATCTTGAAGCTGCGCCGGAGGTGGGAACGGGAAGTTTCCCTTGATTATCTGATGAGTGAAAAGTTTGTCCAGCTTGCCGAGCCGGAGTAGCTTGAAGAATATCTTTTTACCGCCTGCGGCCAGACCGCCGTTCTGTATCATGCGGAGCTTGCCGCCGCCCTTGCCCTTTTGCCGGAGCAGACGCAGGAAGAAATTTTTCGTTACTATTTCCTGCGCCAGCCGCAGCGAGTGATCGGCGTACATATTGGCCGGACACGCAGCACAGCGGGGCGGCATATCCGGCTTGCCTTGCAGCGGTTAAGGCGGCTCATGGAGGGAAATGACTATGAGTAAACTTCTCCCCTATGAAACAATCGTCAAAGCCCATGAGGGCGACCCGGACGCAATCGACACCATTCTTTCCCACTATGCCGGATATATCCGCTACTGTTCCAAAGTACACGGGAAAGTCAACGCCGAAGTTGAGGAACATATAAAGCAACAGCTCATTGCCGCCCTGTTCAAATTTCGCTTTGACCGATAAACAAAGAACAAACACTGGCTGTCATTAGCGGTTTCACTCCAGCCAGTTTACAATTCATCTATTCCTAAAGGAAGCAGGTCATAGTATAATAGAACCAACGACAAATATACTTTTAGGGGAGATATAGCAATATGAAAAGTAATAAATACTTAACTATTGGCTTATTAACAGGATTTATTGTCGGTGGTTGCATAGGTGTGTTGGCATGGGCGTTTTTGCAAAATCTTTTTGCTATTTCTATTTGTGCAGGTATCGGAATGTTGATTGGAATTGTTATAGGTACATTGATTGATTATGAAAAAAATAATCATCAAGAGAAATAGAAAAAATGCACAATGCCTTAAAGGGAAAACAGGAATTTATTGTGCTATCCATCATCGGGCCAACCTGACCTGAACTTTCAAAACTGAATATCCACCGCCCATCGGCGGCCAGCGAAAGCAGTAAGTCTGAAAAAGATTTGCTGCTTTTTTCTTTATCCGTTTGGCAAAATCGCAAAGTCATCCGTAGTAGGTAGGTGAAGCCGGAAACAAAAAATTTTCTGCGGCGGTAGCCAAATCTGCATTTTCTGTATTTCTAAGGCAAAGGAAAATTTGAGAAAATTCCCGGCAAGCGGGTAGCTGGCGGCCTTTGAAATGTATCTTTAGCGGAAAGAAAGAACTGCGGGTAAAAATCGCCCCACGCCGTAAGATTTTTGCAGAAATCCGGCCAAAACAGGCGGCAGCTATACGAGTAGTAAGTGCAAGGGGAAATCTACGGCTTACTTAGAGCAAGTTTCTACCACGGTGCCAAAATCCGCAATTCTGCGGTTTTGCCCCTCGCGGGAAACTTGTTGGGGAGTGCCTTCCCCAAACCCTGCTATGCGGCTTACGCCGCAAAAATATTTCTGTCCGGCAGACAGGAAATGCCCCGAAAATAGCTAACAGACCAGCCCATTTTTTGTGATAAGTGAAAGGAGGTTTACAGCCCATGCCGAAGCGATACAACACCCCCCACCGCAGCCATGTTGTGAAAACCCGGCTGACCGATGAAGAATACGCCGACTTCACAGAACGGCTTGCGCCCTATGGTATCAGTCAGTCCGAATTTCTCCGGCAGGCCATCCGGCGCACTACCATACGCCCCGTACTCCATGTGTCGTCAGTCAATGACGAGCTGCTCTCCGCTGTCGGGAAGCTCACAGCCGAGTACGGCAGGATTGGCGGCAATCTCAACCAGATTGCCCGCACCCTCAACGAGTGGCATAGCCCCTACCCGGCTATGGCAAAGGAATTGCGGGAAGCGGCCGCCGACCTTGCCGCCCTCAAGTATGAAGTCCTAAAGAAAGTAGGTGACGCCGTTGGCAACACTCAAGCATTTAGGCTCTAAGAACGCCGACTACGGAGCCGCCGAACAATACCTGCTCTTTGAGCATGACGAATTTACTATGAAGCCCGTCCTTGATGAAAACGGCAGGCTTATCCCCCGTGAGGATTATCGCTTGTCCACGCTGAACTGCGGCGGCGAGGATTTTGCCGTTGCGTGTATGCGCTCCAATCTCCGCTATGAGAAAAATCAGCGGCGGGAGGATGTGAAAAGCCACCACTATATCATCAGCTTTGACCCACGGGACGGGCCGGACAACGGCCTGACCGTAGACCGGGCGCAGGCGTTGGGGGAGCAATTCTGTAAAGAGCATTTCCCCGGCCATCAGGCCCTTGTCTGCACCCACCCGGACGGGCATAACCACAGCGGCAACATCCATGTGCATATCGTCATTAACAGCCTGCGGATAGAGGAAGTGCCGTTCCTGCCCTACATGGACAGGCCAGCGGACACGAAAGCCGGGTGCAAGCACCGCTGCACCGACGCAGCCCTACGCTACTTCAAGTCCGAGGTCATGGAGATGTGCCACCGGGAAGGACTTTACCAAATCGACCTCTTGAACGGCAGCAAGAACCGTGTCACAGACCGGGAATATTGGGCGCAGAAAAAGGGACAGGCCGCACTGGACAAGCAGAACGCCCCCATGATTGCAGGCGGTATCACGCCCCGGCAGACCAAGTTTGAAACGAACAAGGAGAAGCTGCGGCAGACCCTACGGAAAGCCCTTGCCACCGCTGCCAGCTTTGACGAGTTTTCCTCTCTGCTGTTGCGGGAGGGTGTGACCGTCAAGGAGAGCCGGGGGCGGCTGTCCTACCTCACGCCAGACAGGACGAAGCCTATCACCGCCCGGAAGCTGGGCGGCGACTTTGACCGCACCGCCGTCCTTGCCGTTTTGGAGCAGAACGCCCAGAGGGGCGTAACGGTTCGCTACACCCCGCAGCACCAAGCCGCCAGAGCCGCCGAACAGACCGCAGCCATACCCGAATACCTACACGCCGGGAAAGGCCGCTTACAGGGCGAAAAGACAGGGAAAATCGACCCCAGACAGGACAGTGTGCAGCGGCTTGTGGACATTGAGCAGAAGATGGCCGAGGGCAAGGGCAAAGGCTATGAACGATGGGCGAAGATACACAATCTGAAACAGGCCGCCAAGACCCTGACCATCTACCAACAGTACGGCTTTTCTTCCCCGGAACAGCTTGAAGCCGCCGTTGCTACCGCCTATCAGGAAATGCGCCAGACCAGCGGCGAACTGAAAGCACTGGAAACGAAGCTGCAAGGGAAAAGGGAGTTGCGGCAACAGGTACTTGCCTATGCCAAGACCAAGCCCATCCGCGAGGGGCTGAAAGCGCAGAAATCCGAGAAAGCCCGCGCCGCATACCGCCAGGCAAACGAGAGCGATTTTATCATAGCCGAAGCCGCCGCCCGGTATTTCAAGGCACAGGGGCTTACCAAGCTGCCCGGCCGAAAAGCGTTGCAGGCCGAGATCGAGCAGCTTATCTCCGAGAAAGACGGCCTGTACAACACCTATCACGAACAGAAGCAGCGGTTCAGGGAGTTGCAGACCGTCAAGCGGAACATCGACCAGATTTTGCGCCGGGAAGAGCCGCACCGCAGAAAGGAGCAGAGCCATGAACGATAAGCCGTCCCGCATGGACTACCGCCAGCACCAGGCAGCCCGCCGCCTTGTGCATGAGTGCTGTAACTACGACGAGGGGAACTGCCTGCTGTTAGACGACGGGGAGCCTTGCGTGTGCGTCCAGAGCATTTCCTATTCCCTCATGTGCCGCTGGTTCCGTGTGGCTGTCCTGCCCCTTGACGGGGAGCTGGCCGCAGCCCTCTTGTACCGGGGGAGCCGGAAACGCTGCGCGGTCTGCGGGGCGGCCTTTGTCCCCAAATCCAACCGGGGGAAATACTGCCCCGGCTGCGCCGGGTGCATGAAGAAACGCAAAGCCGCCGAGAGAAAG
Protein-coding sequences here:
- a CDS encoding single-stranded DNA-binding protein is translated as MKQEMININANLLAEPTFSNFEKDGETVEVANFTLVKKYGKGKEYINCAAYGEKTEIAKAFEKDDLIHIFGYFKKREKEGKTYKNFVVKSYNKIEKKEENEEE
- the tet(W) gene encoding tetracycline resistance ribosomal protection protein Tet(W), whose amino-acid sequence is MKIINIGILAHVDAGKTTLTESLLYASGAISEPGSVEKGTTRTDTMFLERQRGITIQAAVTSFQWHRCKVNIVDTPGHMDFLAEVYRSLAVLDGAILVISAKDGVQAQTRILFHALRKMNIPTVIFINKIDQAGVDLQSVVQSVRDKLSADIIIKQTVSLSPEIVLEENTDIEAWDAVIENNDKLLEKYIAGEPISREKLVREEQRRVQDASLFPVYYGSAKKGLGIQPLMDAVTGLFQPIGEQGSAALCGSVFKVEYTDCGQRRVYLRLYSGTLRLRDTVALAGREKLKITEMRIPSKGEIVRTDTAYPGEIVILPSDSVRLNDVLGDPTRLPRKRWREDPLPMLRTSIAPKTAAQRERLLDALTQLADTDPLLRCEVDSITHEIILSFLGRVQLEVVSALLSEKYKLETVVKEPTVIYMERPLKAASHTIHIEVPPNPFWASIGLSVTPLPLGSGVQYESRVSLGYLNQSFQNAVRDGIRYGLEQGLFGWNVTDCKICFEYGLYYSPVSTPADFRSLAPIVLEQALKESGTQLLEPYLSFTLYAPREYLSRAYHDAPKYCATIETVQVKKDEVVFTGEIPARCIQAYRTDLAFYTNGQSVCLTELKGYQAAVGKPVIQPRRPNSRLDKVRYMFQKIM
- a CDS encoding XRE family transcriptional regulator, producing the protein MNQEQTNITTGKQIRHLRTQLGMTQEELAGELNVTRQALSNWERDVNEPDLNMLKKICFLFGVNMDDFAKEVITKMETYEKKEKRQFNKYDMAIGLFYGVGIFLGIGIFFVGGFMTMSGAGWGASLFGGGCFSLVFGLICHAVITLRRNDK
- a CDS encoding class I SAM-dependent methyltransferase, coding for MEYSKEDLMEAKKQILGVGENMGTEESKKIWEENAQFWDNAMGDESNEFHREVVRPKVTELLSPNPADYILDIACGNGNYSSYLAQRGASVVAFDYSKKMIELAKRRQSQYAKQIEFCVADATDRKSILELKRNRAFTKAVSNMAIMDITDIEPLLMAVYELLQESGIFVFATQHPCFVTLTEKYMTPHSYYDIAIEGQPKEQIYYHRSIQDIFNLCFRAGFVIDGFYEECFKTNKEIPMVMIVRLKKVKRDSLK
- a CDS encoding helix-turn-helix domain-containing protein, with the translated sequence MSKLLPYETIVKAHEGDPDAIDTILSHYAGYIRYCSKVHGKVNAEVEEHIKQQLIAALFKFRFDR
- a CDS encoding plasmid mobilization protein, translating into MPKRYNTPHRSHVVKTRLTDEEYADFTERLAPYGISQSEFLRQAIRRTTIRPVLHVSSVNDELLSAVGKLTAEYGRIGGNLNQIARTLNEWHSPYPAMAKELREAAADLAALKYEVLKKVGDAVGNTQAFRL
- a CDS encoding cysteine-rich VLP domain-containing protein — its product is MNDKPSRMDYRQHQAARRLVHECCNYDEGNCLLLDDGEPCVCVQSISYSLMCRWFRVAVLPLDGELAAALLYRGSRKRCAVCGAAFVPKSNRGKYCPGCAGCMKKRKAAERKRKQRQKCHALEPFKPA